The following coding sequences lie in one Deltaproteobacteria bacterium genomic window:
- a CDS encoding asparaginase: MCVLHVGGTIGMTRTANGLEPMPGVLERYLDAMPELRGSDVPLHHVERLDPLLDSADMGPRDWVRIAQAIVERDHEFDGFVVLHGTDTMVHTASALSFLLTGLRKPVVMTGSQLSLEHVRSDGREHIITSLIIAGTQAIPEVCIYFASRLLRGNRAQKIHNSDFVAFGSGNLPPLATVGVGITVHGHLLRAPGEGLPSQVELVREPQVATLRVFPGIRPAVIEGMLCAPLEGLVLETYGAGTFPSSREHDLMAPIHAATRRDPPTVIVNCSQCHGGIVRQEAYAGGRKLTAAGVVSGHDMTPEAALTKLYCLLAMGHNHAEVQRLMGEDLAGELDARAAAPEVTP, from the coding sequence GTGTGTGTGCTGCACGTCGGCGGCACCATCGGCATGACGCGCACCGCCAACGGGCTCGAGCCCATGCCGGGCGTGCTCGAGCGCTACCTCGACGCGATGCCCGAGCTGCGTGGATCGGACGTGCCGCTGCACCACGTCGAGCGGCTCGATCCCCTGCTCGACAGCGCCGACATGGGTCCGCGCGACTGGGTCCGCATCGCCCAGGCGATCGTCGAGCGCGACCACGAGTTCGACGGCTTCGTGGTCCTGCACGGCACCGACACCATGGTCCACACCGCGTCGGCGCTGAGCTTCCTGCTGACCGGTCTGCGCAAGCCGGTGGTGATGACGGGCTCGCAGCTCAGCCTCGAGCACGTGCGCAGCGATGGCCGCGAGCACATCATCACCTCGCTCATCATCGCCGGCACGCAGGCGATCCCGGAGGTGTGCATCTACTTCGCGTCGCGGCTGCTGCGGGGCAATCGCGCGCAGAAGATCCACAACAGCGACTTCGTCGCGTTCGGCAGCGGCAACCTGCCGCCGCTGGCAACCGTGGGCGTCGGCATCACGGTGCACGGGCACCTGCTGCGCGCGCCCGGTGAGGGCTTGCCGTCGCAGGTCGAGCTGGTGCGCGAGCCGCAGGTCGCGACCCTGCGCGTGTTCCCCGGCATCCGCCCGGCGGTGATCGAGGGCATGCTGTGCGCGCCGCTCGAGGGCCTGGTGCTCGAGACCTACGGCGCGGGCACGTTCCCATCGTCGCGCGAGCACGACCTGATGGCGCCGATCCACGCCGCCACCCGTCGGGATCCGCCGACGGTGATCGTGAACTGCTCGCAGTGCCACGGCGGCATCGTTCGGCAGGAGGCCTACGCGGGCGGCCGCAAGCTCACCGCTGCGGGCGTGGTCTCGGGCCACGACATGACGCCCGAGGCTGCGCTCACCAAGCTCTACTGTCTGCTCGCGATGGGGCACAACCACGCCGAGGTGCAGCGCCTGATGGGCGAGGACCTCGCCGGTGAGCTCGACGCCCGCGCAGCAGCGCCCGAGGTGACGCCATGA
- a CDS encoding thioredoxin family protein, which produces MKHRITITPIALFAVLSCGPAPKADDGKTIAAASASTPEKVGYDLRRLRPRNEEPLAQMFDRLFTQATAEGKQTAVLFSADWCEPCRKLELELGNTHPAADIGHVRIFELKEEDWEAATRMDEFGALRKRWYEPADSYPVFIVLDGNGNKLEEMKEAIERLQGAGQEPTVAQWFRGLDSSQG; this is translated from the coding sequence ATGAAGCATCGGATCACAATCACACCGATCGCATTGTTTGCAGTGCTGAGCTGCGGCCCAGCGCCCAAGGCCGACGACGGCAAGACCATCGCGGCCGCGTCGGCCTCGACGCCCGAGAAGGTCGGCTACGATCTGCGCCGGCTGCGGCCACGCAACGAAGAGCCGCTGGCGCAGATGTTCGATCGCTTGTTCACGCAGGCCACCGCCGAGGGCAAGCAGACCGCGGTGCTGTTCTCGGCCGATTGGTGCGAGCCCTGCCGCAAGCTCGAGCTCGAGCTCGGCAACACCCATCCCGCGGCCGACATCGGCCACGTCCGCATCTTCGAGCTCAAGGAAGAAGACTGGGAGGCGGCCACGCGCATGGACGAGTTCGGGGCGCTGCGCAAGCGCTGGTACGAGCCCGCAGACTCGTACCCTGTCTTCATCGTGCTCGATGGCAACGGCAACAAGCTCGAGGAGATGAAGGAAGCCATCGAGCGGCTGCAGGGCGCGGGCCAGGAGCCCACGGTCGCGCAGTGGTTTCGCGGCCTCGACAGCTCGCAGGGCTAG
- a CDS encoding protein kinase yields the protein MVHEVTPTPEPTPSQLDATSTEFADTLMRELAAAPSVAPPAHHVFAAGTLLAQRYRIEGVLGKGGMGTVFAATDERLGRRVAIKVHHGRTASVARLRQEARALARLSHPNVVTVLEVGAHDGQVYVAMEYVDGPNARAWARQHRGDITAIVAMYLQAAAGLAAAHRVGIVHRDFKPDNVLVGADGRARVADFGLAAAFGGDDDETSVEIVAAHVDVGSIETREGTTVGTPAYIAPEQIGHSRVDALADQFSFCASLFEAVHGQLPFQGESAEETMAHILAGDLAEPRGGEPVPKWLDTVLRRGLARDPRQRFADMNALARALRGGGASRWRSLGVGLFASLGVAAWLLLPAAAPRDPRCDEDPREHWDELRRRVTATVEAQHSEPLTQSWQRLSAALGGKAEGMISTRDTVCEATIEQGSAERDAQLVRLDCLSRARNEIDALYREVEGADLSVIVSLIDDALALDDASGCLVEAVAVSEPAVVDTPEAATLRLSLATLEARIAAGGRASVLPFADEVVRAAAQTERADLIAEAFATRGRARAMAGAELDAAADLEYAIELARTHGEDRLVVRAAATMAQLSFNSGRDLSETDRWIDLARSHIRRWPEDAAASVSLLVLQSMVHRGMHRSDADALLDEAEAIVRSAELGGEGEVMTEQARARVASARGDYGAALRHVDRALEVARDTFGPMHPRVVQTLDLRASVYDGAGNYDEVRRALREALDIQRALTTELDHRAVATMVQLANMESLLGNGEAAVELCNQLRAAKSQRAPAPEAELQIAEACGLASFSANRLDEAYAEYMRALDVLQHVRADYDARGILENLSLIERSRGRLVEAKRFLDQALRVQDALDREDAATPALSHAYGFLLFDMGEYDQAEVMFQRAAGQTAGILGPDHMDRGWPELGLGRVALARGEAEQAIAHLEQASAAFEPDDAGPLPRAEAAVSLVEALLLAGQRARAREVAEAAVVRIDGAQATVSADVAPLRARLLELRDRVGARGRASVVARAP from the coding sequence ATGGTCCACGAAGTCACACCCACGCCCGAGCCCACGCCGTCGCAGCTCGACGCGACGTCGACCGAGTTCGCCGACACGCTGATGCGCGAGCTCGCCGCGGCGCCGTCGGTGGCCCCACCGGCGCATCACGTGTTCGCGGCGGGAACCCTGCTGGCGCAGCGCTATCGCATCGAGGGCGTGCTGGGCAAGGGCGGCATGGGCACCGTGTTCGCGGCCACCGACGAGCGGCTCGGGCGTCGGGTCGCGATCAAGGTCCACCACGGTCGTACCGCCTCGGTCGCGCGACTGCGGCAGGAGGCGCGCGCGCTCGCGCGGCTGAGCCACCCCAACGTCGTGACGGTGCTCGAGGTCGGCGCCCACGACGGCCAGGTCTACGTCGCGATGGAGTACGTCGACGGGCCCAACGCGCGCGCGTGGGCGCGGCAACACCGTGGTGACATCACTGCGATCGTCGCCATGTATCTCCAGGCCGCCGCGGGGCTCGCCGCGGCCCACCGCGTCGGCATCGTGCACCGCGACTTCAAGCCCGACAATGTGCTCGTGGGCGCCGATGGTCGCGCCCGCGTGGCCGATTTCGGGCTCGCCGCGGCGTTCGGTGGCGACGACGACGAGACCTCGGTGGAGATCGTCGCTGCGCACGTGGACGTGGGCTCGATCGAGACGCGCGAGGGCACCACGGTGGGCACGCCGGCCTACATCGCTCCGGAGCAGATCGGTCACAGCCGCGTCGATGCCCTCGCCGATCAGTTCTCGTTCTGCGCGTCGTTGTTCGAGGCCGTGCACGGGCAGCTGCCGTTCCAGGGCGAGAGCGCCGAGGAGACGATGGCGCACATCCTGGCCGGTGATCTCGCCGAGCCCCGCGGCGGTGAGCCGGTGCCCAAGTGGCTCGATACAGTGCTGCGCCGCGGGCTCGCACGCGATCCCAGGCAACGCTTCGCGGACATGAACGCGCTCGCGCGAGCGCTGCGTGGCGGTGGCGCATCGCGGTGGCGCAGCCTCGGCGTGGGTCTGTTCGCGAGCTTGGGAGTCGCCGCATGGCTGCTCTTGCCCGCCGCCGCGCCTCGCGATCCGCGGTGCGACGAAGATCCGCGCGAACACTGGGACGAGCTCCGACGTCGCGTGACCGCGACGGTCGAGGCCCAGCACTCGGAGCCGCTCACGCAGAGCTGGCAGCGTCTATCCGCTGCGCTCGGCGGCAAGGCCGAGGGCATGATCTCGACCCGTGACACCGTCTGCGAGGCCACGATCGAACAGGGCTCGGCCGAGCGCGATGCCCAGCTGGTCCGGCTCGATTGCCTCTCGCGCGCACGCAACGAGATCGACGCACTGTACCGCGAGGTCGAGGGCGCCGACCTGTCTGTCATCGTGTCGCTGATCGACGATGCGCTCGCGCTCGACGACGCGTCGGGTTGTCTGGTCGAAGCGGTCGCGGTGTCGGAGCCGGCGGTGGTCGATACGCCCGAGGCCGCGACGTTGCGCCTGTCGCTTGCCACGCTCGAGGCACGCATCGCTGCGGGCGGCCGGGCGTCGGTGTTGCCCTTCGCCGACGAGGTCGTGCGCGCCGCGGCCCAGACCGAGCGTGCAGATCTGATCGCCGAGGCGTTCGCCACCCGCGGCCGTGCGCGCGCGATGGCGGGCGCCGAGCTCGACGCGGCCGCGGACCTCGAGTACGCCATCGAACTCGCGCGCACGCACGGCGAGGACCGGCTCGTGGTCCGCGCGGCAGCGACGATGGCGCAGCTCTCGTTCAACTCCGGCCGCGATCTGAGCGAGACCGATCGCTGGATCGATCTCGCGCGCTCGCACATCCGGCGCTGGCCCGAGGACGCCGCCGCATCCGTGAGCCTCTTGGTGCTGCAGTCCATGGTGCATCGCGGCATGCATCGCTCCGACGCCGACGCGCTGCTCGACGAGGCCGAAGCCATCGTGCGAAGCGCCGAGCTCGGCGGCGAAGGAGAGGTGATGACCGAGCAAGCGCGCGCCAGGGTTGCGAGCGCCCGAGGAGACTATGGTGCGGCGCTGCGGCACGTCGACCGCGCGCTCGAGGTCGCGAGGGACACCTTCGGCCCCATGCACCCGCGGGTGGTCCAGACCCTCGATCTGCGCGCTTCGGTCTACGACGGCGCCGGCAACTACGACGAGGTCCGTCGCGCCCTGCGCGAGGCGCTGGACATTCAACGCGCGCTCACCACGGAGCTCGACCACCGAGCAGTGGCCACGATGGTCCAGCTCGCCAACATGGAGTCGTTGCTCGGCAACGGCGAGGCCGCGGTGGAGCTCTGCAACCAGCTTCGCGCGGCGAAATCCCAGCGTGCGCCGGCGCCAGAGGCCGAGCTACAGATCGCCGAGGCCTGTGGGCTGGCGTCGTTCTCGGCGAACCGGCTCGACGAGGCGTACGCCGAGTACATGCGGGCGCTGGACGTGCTGCAGCACGTGCGCGCGGACTACGACGCGCGCGGGATCCTCGAGAATCTCTCCCTCATCGAGCGGAGCCGAGGACGGCTGGTGGAGGCCAAGCGCTTCTTGGATCAGGCCCTTCGCGTCCAAGACGCGCTCGACCGCGAAGACGCGGCGACGCCTGCACTCTCCCACGCCTACGGGTTCTTGCTCTTCGACATGGGCGAGTACGATCAGGCCGAGGTGATGTTCCAGCGCGCGGCGGGACAGACCGCCGGCATCCTCGGGCCCGATCACATGGATCGTGGATGGCCTGAGCTGGGGCTCGGTCGGGTCGCGCTCGCGCGCGGCGAGGCGGAGCAAGCGATCGCGCACCTCGAGCAGGCGAGCGCGGCATTCGAGCCCGATGATGCGGGGCCGCTGCCGCGCGCGGAGGCGGCGGTGTCCCTCGTCGAGGCGTTGTTGCTCGCGGGACAGCGCGCCCGCGCCCGCGAGGTCGCCGAGGCCGCAGTCGTCCGGATCGACGGTGCCCAGGCGACCGTGTCGGCCGATGTGGCGCCGCTTCGCGCGCGACTGCTCGAGCTGCGCGACCGCGTGGGCGCGCGTGGGCGTGCGTCGGTCGTGGCCCGGGCACCGTAG
- a CDS encoding L,D-transpeptidase: MRRIYGAIGVSLLLACDRQGEAHANGRTEIGARAPADESAAKPTSAGERPSAAPDVAPPVLADAAPTEPAEDRPDEAVVPEEPAPPVAPADYGVIKPSQPAPEPEALTMYAIAGYEVVAIHDTPDPESPKLGYLRIGARTRVTAKVEGTGCTKGWHQLPQGGFACANKGLVVDADRDPVMKNAPPPPRTDQGLPYDYAYVKRWNSPMWWRVPTPDEAAAAEQLRVTRETERLAAEAAEKGLPPPAPAKPKPKPSDAGGADMAPAAGDAKPADDAAAALPSIDDEPDAEQPKPKKQDGDKADGDKPKADKADGDKPKAEPVAPAEPTIPASRLPLKPEKSWLERGFYVSVVDKITEEGRTWWRTARGGFVDVAYAYKFGAKDFEGNPLSEGASFPFGYVMSETTKLIELQPDGKLKTTATLEKRAFVDLSEEVEIGGRAYMSTPDGHLIRKADLRLAEPQPLPKGLQPWERWVDVSLDKQILVAYEGETPVFTSLVSTGKKGTAEEPFETPTGRWRIRSKHISTTMDGNTASDGNYSIQDVPWTMFFEGSYALHGAFWHQGFGRVRSHGCVNLGPSAARWLFYWTTPFLPEGWHGVHAHAGSPGTTVIVRR; encoded by the coding sequence ATGCGAAGGATCTACGGGGCCATCGGAGTGTCGTTGCTGTTGGCGTGTGATCGCCAGGGCGAGGCGCATGCGAACGGACGCACGGAGATCGGCGCGCGAGCTCCGGCCGACGAGTCCGCGGCCAAGCCCACGTCGGCCGGTGAGCGCCCGAGCGCCGCACCCGATGTCGCGCCGCCCGTGCTCGCGGACGCGGCACCCACCGAGCCCGCCGAGGATCGCCCCGACGAAGCGGTCGTGCCCGAGGAGCCGGCGCCCCCGGTCGCGCCCGCGGACTACGGCGTCATCAAGCCCTCGCAGCCCGCGCCCGAGCCCGAGGCGCTGACGATGTACGCGATCGCCGGCTACGAGGTCGTCGCGATCCACGATACCCCCGATCCCGAGTCACCGAAGCTCGGCTACCTGCGCATCGGAGCGCGCACCCGCGTGACCGCGAAGGTCGAGGGCACCGGCTGCACCAAGGGCTGGCATCAGCTGCCGCAGGGCGGCTTCGCGTGCGCCAACAAGGGGCTCGTCGTCGATGCGGATCGCGACCCGGTGATGAAGAATGCACCGCCGCCGCCGCGCACCGACCAAGGCCTGCCCTACGACTACGCCTACGTGAAGCGTTGGAACTCGCCGATGTGGTGGCGCGTGCCGACGCCCGACGAGGCCGCCGCTGCCGAGCAGCTGCGGGTCACCCGCGAGACCGAGCGTCTCGCTGCAGAGGCGGCCGAGAAGGGGCTCCCGCCGCCGGCGCCCGCCAAGCCCAAGCCCAAGCCGAGCGATGCTGGCGGCGCCGACATGGCGCCCGCGGCCGGCGATGCGAAGCCTGCCGACGACGCCGCGGCCGCGCTGCCCTCGATCGACGACGAGCCCGACGCGGAGCAGCCCAAGCCGAAGAAGCAGGACGGCGACAAGGCCGACGGCGACAAGCCCAAGGCCGACAAGGCCGACGGCGACAAGCCCAAGGCCGAGCCCGTCGCGCCGGCGGAGCCGACGATCCCGGCCTCGCGGCTGCCGCTCAAGCCCGAGAAGTCGTGGCTCGAGCGTGGCTTCTACGTCTCGGTGGTCGACAAGATCACCGAGGAGGGCCGCACGTGGTGGCGCACCGCCCGAGGCGGCTTCGTCGACGTCGCCTACGCGTACAAGTTCGGCGCCAAGGACTTCGAGGGCAACCCGCTCTCGGAGGGCGCGAGCTTCCCGTTCGGCTATGTGATGTCGGAGACCACCAAGCTCATCGAGCTGCAGCCCGACGGCAAGCTCAAGACCACGGCCACGCTCGAGAAGCGTGCCTTCGTGGATCTCTCCGAGGAGGTCGAGATCGGCGGGCGCGCCTACATGAGCACGCCAGACGGGCACCTGATCCGCAAGGCCGACCTGCGCCTCGCCGAGCCGCAGCCCTTGCCCAAGGGCTTGCAGCCGTGGGAGCGATGGGTCGACGTCAGCCTCGACAAGCAGATCTTGGTCGCCTACGAGGGCGAGACGCCGGTGTTCACGTCGCTGGTGTCGACCGGCAAGAAGGGCACCGCCGAGGAGCCGTTCGAGACGCCGACCGGGCGCTGGCGCATCCGCAGCAAGCACATCTCCACCACGATGGACGGCAACACCGCGTCCGACGGCAACTACTCGATCCAGGACGTGCCGTGGACCATGTTCTTCGAGGGTAGCTACGCGCTGCACGGCGCGTTCTGGCACCAAGGCTTCGGTCGCGTGCGCAGCCACGGCTGCGTCAACCTCGGGCCCAGCGCCGCCCGATGGCTCTTCTACTGGACCACTCCGTTCTTGCCGGAGGGTTGGCATGGCGTGCACGCGCACGCGGGCAGCCCCGGCACGACGGTGATCGTGCGACGCTAG
- a CDS encoding GNAT family N-acetyltransferase yields the protein MQLTAICVPGPEGRSIELRSPQRDDAGIMLTFLRELLHESADHLNAPANSYDGASVEHQAEDIERLGACERDFFLSAFDDGRVVGNLLFNATDVPVSRHCGQLALGVLQSHQGMGLASALLGRCIDEATRLGIWNIRFTVRTYNQRAIALYERHGFRRVGRLEGVARIGEAFVDEFLYQGVFGR from the coding sequence GTGCAGCTCACCGCCATCTGTGTGCCTGGCCCCGAGGGCCGCTCCATCGAGCTCCGATCGCCCCAACGCGACGACGCCGGCATCATGCTGACGTTCCTGCGCGAGCTGCTGCACGAGTCCGCCGACCACCTCAACGCGCCTGCGAACAGCTACGACGGTGCGTCGGTCGAGCATCAGGCCGAGGACATCGAGCGGCTCGGCGCCTGCGAGCGCGACTTCTTCCTCAGCGCCTTCGACGACGGCCGCGTGGTGGGAAACCTGCTGTTCAACGCCACCGACGTGCCGGTGTCGCGCCACTGCGGTCAGCTCGCGCTCGGTGTGCTGCAGAGCCACCAAGGCATGGGCCTGGCCTCGGCGCTGCTGGGCCGCTGCATCGACGAAGCGACGCGGCTCGGGATCTGGAACATCCGCTTCACCGTGCGCACGTACAACCAACGTGCGATCGCGCTGTACGAGCGACATGGCTTCCGCCGCGTCGGGCGGCTCGAGGGCGTGGCCCGCATCGGCGAGGCGTTCGTCGATGAGTTTCTCTACCAGGGCGTCTTCGGCCGCTAG
- a CDS encoding dihydroneopterin aldolase — translation MARDRIEIQGLTVECVIGILPAERDRTQPLEVGLSLLLDLGEAGRSGRIADTVDYAVVHEQIAAMLGFRRYKLLENAAEELAAMLLGVHPRIDAVELTLIKPQALAHGRSAAVTISRSRVDYPRRSEASRFGEVEVLLETREAGLYLLHVDPRGRIPRHHHEVMRELEWLVEGELVQDGAAVVPSTPREWPLHHRHAYDNPADVRATLFCCDVPPYIPADEIDEVAP, via the coding sequence GTGGCGCGCGATCGCATCGAGATCCAAGGCCTCACCGTCGAGTGCGTGATCGGCATCCTGCCCGCCGAGCGCGATCGCACGCAGCCGCTCGAGGTGGGTTTGTCGCTGCTGCTCGACCTCGGCGAGGCCGGTCGCAGCGGCCGCATCGCTGACACCGTCGACTACGCCGTGGTGCACGAGCAGATCGCGGCGATGCTCGGATTCCGCCGCTACAAGCTGCTCGAGAACGCGGCCGAGGAGCTGGCGGCGATGCTGCTCGGCGTGCATCCGCGCATCGATGCGGTCGAGCTCACGTTGATCAAGCCGCAGGCGCTCGCGCACGGCCGCAGCGCCGCGGTGACGATCTCGCGCTCGCGGGTGGACTATCCCCGTCGCAGCGAGGCCTCCCGCTTCGGTGAGGTCGAGGTCTTGCTCGAGACCCGCGAGGCCGGCCTGTATCTGTTGCATGTCGATCCCCGCGGCCGCATCCCGCGGCACCATCACGAGGTGATGCGCGAGCTCGAGTGGCTGGTCGAGGGCGAGCTCGTGCAAGACGGCGCCGCCGTGGTGCCGTCGACGCCGCGCGAGTGGCCGCTGCACCATCGCCACGCCTACGACAACCCGGCCGACGTCCGCGCGACGCTGTTCTGTTGCGACGTGCCGCCGTACATCCCGGCCGACGAGATCGACGAGGTCGCGCCGTGA
- a CDS encoding SDR family oxidoreductase, translating to MSELVLVTGATRGIGREIARLLVGIGHGVIAIYRRDEAAAAALAAELGERVRCIRADLGDDAEVHRVVMDLAHGPALCGAVLAAGTAVHAEFDAPTPAPGGAAHDPLDRMLHDDLRAPLVLLRALLRAQALASPSSVVLLGSNLARRGVIGRSHYAAAKAGLEGAMRSLARELGPRQIRINTVAPGLVRTDMTAAIGDDGFEAYARTVPLGRVGVPADIAPLVAFLLGAGAQYITGQSIDVDGGWGA from the coding sequence GTGAGCGAGCTGGTGCTGGTGACCGGTGCGACCCGCGGCATCGGCCGCGAGATCGCGCGCTTGCTGGTCGGCATCGGCCACGGCGTGATCGCGATCTATCGCCGCGACGAGGCCGCCGCCGCGGCGTTGGCCGCCGAGCTCGGCGAGCGCGTGCGCTGCATTCGCGCCGATCTCGGCGACGATGCCGAGGTCCATCGCGTGGTGATGGATCTCGCGCACGGCCCCGCGCTGTGTGGCGCCGTGTTGGCGGCCGGCACCGCCGTACACGCAGAGTTCGACGCGCCGACCCCGGCGCCCGGAGGCGCCGCCCACGATCCCCTCGATCGCATGCTGCACGACGATCTGCGCGCACCGTTGGTGTTGTTGCGGGCGCTGCTGCGCGCGCAGGCGCTGGCATCACCGTCGTCGGTGGTGCTGCTCGGCAGCAACCTCGCGCGCCGCGGAGTGATCGGGCGCAGCCACTACGCCGCCGCCAAGGCCGGGCTCGAGGGGGCGATGCGATCGCTGGCCCGCGAGCTGGGTCCGCGACAGATTCGCATCAACACCGTCGCGCCCGGGCTCGTGCGCACCGACATGACCGCGGCGATCGGCGACGACGGCTTCGAGGCCTACGCGCGCACGGTGCCGCTGGGGCGCGTCGGCGTGCCGGCCGACATCGCGCCGCTGGTCGCATTCCTGCTCGGCGCGGGCGCACAGTACATCACCGGCCAGAGCATCGACGTCGACGGTGGTTGGGGGGCGTGA
- a CDS encoding aminotransferase class I and II has protein sequence MRSVRATRYVHPLREGGSLPALIEVDGGDLFVAKWRGAGQGATALVAEVIVGVLARALALPVPQLAILELGDELGRTERDPEIAELLRASVGSNFGLGWIAGAIGYDAAARTPVDDDLAARIVAFDAYVMNVDRTARNPNLLWAQEQLWLIDHGAALYWHHGWDGALDRPARRFERVKDHVLLPQAGDLAAAGAWLVAAIDDAVLEAAVRAVPAAWLASDDVDARRAAYLAMLRARRDQAAAFVEEAVRARAGV, from the coding sequence CTGCGGAGCGTCCGCGCCACTCGATACGTGCATCCGCTGCGCGAGGGCGGCTCGCTGCCGGCGTTGATCGAGGTCGACGGCGGCGATCTGTTCGTCGCCAAGTGGCGCGGTGCGGGGCAGGGTGCCACCGCGTTGGTGGCGGAGGTCATCGTCGGGGTGCTGGCACGTGCGCTGGCGCTGCCGGTGCCGCAGCTCGCGATCCTCGAGCTCGGCGACGAGCTCGGCCGTACCGAGCGTGATCCGGAGATCGCCGAGCTGCTGCGCGCCAGCGTCGGCAGCAACTTCGGGCTGGGCTGGATCGCGGGCGCGATCGGCTACGACGCTGCCGCGCGCACACCGGTCGACGACGACCTGGCTGCGCGTATCGTGGCATTCGATGCCTACGTGATGAACGTCGACCGGACCGCGCGCAATCCCAACCTGCTGTGGGCGCAGGAGCAGCTGTGGCTCATCGATCACGGGGCGGCGCTCTACTGGCACCACGGCTGGGACGGCGCGCTCGATCGCCCCGCGCGGCGCTTCGAGCGGGTGAAGGACCACGTGCTGCTGCCGCAGGCCGGTGATCTCGCGGCCGCCGGCGCGTGGCTCGTGGCCGCGATCGACGACGCGGTGCTCGAGGCCGCGGTGCGGGCAGTGCCCGCGGCGTGGCTGGCATCCGATGACGTCGACGCGCGGCGGGCGGCCTATCTCGCGATGCTGCGAGCGCGCCGCGACCAGGCTGCGGCATTCGTCGAGGAGGCAGTGCGTGCCCGCGCGGGTGTTTGA
- a CDS encoding DUF3037 domain-containing protein: MTSTRGGRPISRCCERAATRLRHSSRRQCVPARVFEAATIRVVPRIDREEFINVGVVLHSPEAAFLDCRVELDGARLAALAPRLSCAMVERHMQAFVAVCRGERGAGPIAALPRGERFHWLVAPRSAMIQTSAVHAGVADDPAAALERLFRAQVGPV; the protein is encoded by the coding sequence ATGACGTCGACGCGCGGCGGGCGGCCTATCTCGCGATGCTGCGAGCGCGCCGCGACCAGGCTGCGGCATTCGTCGAGGAGGCAGTGCGTGCCCGCGCGGGTGTTTGAGGCCGCGACGATTCGCGTGGTGCCGCGGATCGATCGCGAGGAGTTCATCAACGTCGGCGTGGTGCTGCACAGCCCCGAGGCCGCGTTCCTCGACTGCCGTGTCGAGCTCGATGGCGCACGGCTGGCCGCACTGGCGCCGAGGCTGTCGTGCGCGATGGTGGAGCGACACATGCAGGCGTTCGTGGCGGTGTGCCGCGGCGAGCGCGGGGCCGGGCCGATCGCCGCGCTGCCCCGCGGTGAGCGCTTCCACTGGCTGGTGGCGCCGCGCAGCGCGATGATCCAGACCTCGGCGGTGCACGCCGGGGTCGCCGACGACCCCGCCGCCGCGCTGGAGCGATTGTTCCGCGCGCAGGTCGGGCCGGTGTAA
- a CDS encoding sigma-70 family RNA polymerase sigma factor codes for MAREPAPDDDALAAAYRADAGFVWRAVQRLGVPADTAEDAVQEVFLVAQRRWPEFDASRGSRRGWLHGIARGIASNLRRGRARADRKLVVLEPGGALEAPDVALARADARRIVGAFLDGLEPHHREVFALVDIEGLRGPEVAAMLGIELAAVYSRLRLARKRFVEHLEANGFVAAEAP; via the coding sequence ATGGCACGCGAGCCAGCGCCCGATGATGACGCCCTCGCGGCGGCGTACCGCGCCGACGCCGGCTTCGTGTGGCGCGCCGTGCAGCGACTCGGGGTCCCCGCGGACACGGCCGAGGACGCAGTGCAGGAGGTGTTCCTGGTCGCGCAGCGACGCTGGCCCGAGTTCGATGCGTCACGGGGCTCGCGACGGGGGTGGCTGCACGGCATCGCCCGCGGCATCGCGTCGAACCTCCGCCGCGGCCGTGCACGCGCCGACCGCAAGCTGGTGGTGCTCGAGCCCGGCGGCGCACTCGAGGCCCCCGATGTCGCGCTCGCACGCGCCGACGCACGTCGCATCGTGGGCGCGTTCCTCGACGGCCTCGAGCCCCACCACCGCGAGGTCTTCGCGCTGGTCGACATCGAAGGCCTGCGCGGACCCGAGGTCGCAGCGATGCTGGGCATCGAGCTGGCGGCCGTCTACTCGCGGCTGCGACTCGCGCGCAAGCGCTTCGTCGAGCACCTCGAGGCGAACGGCTTCGTCGCCGCGGAGGCGCCATGA